The following are from one region of the Escherichia sp. E4742 genome:
- the ghxQ gene encoding guanine/hypoxanthine transporter GhxQ — protein sequence MSGDILQTPVAPKPQGALDSYFKITARGSTVRQEVLAGLTTFLAMVYSVIVVPGMLGKAGFPPAAVFVATCLVAGFGSLLMGLWANLPMAIGCAISLTAFTAFSLVLGQQISVPVALGAVFLMGLIFTAISVTGIRTWILRNLPMGIAHGTGIGIGLFLLLIAANGVGMVIKNPIEGLPVALGAFTSFPVMMSLLGLAVIFGLEKCRVPGGILLVIIAISIIGLIFDPAVKYHGLVAMPSLTGEDGKSLIFSLDIMGALQPTVLPSVLALVMTAVFDATGTIRAVAGQANLLDKDNQIINGGKALTSDSVSSIFSGLVGAAPAAVYIESAAGTAAGGKTGLTATIVGLLFLLILFLSPLSFLIPGYATAPALMYVGLLMLSNVSKLDFNDFIDAMAGLVCAVFIVLTCNIVTGIMLGFVTLVVGRVFAREWNKLNIGTVIITVALVAFYAGGWAI from the coding sequence ATGTCTGGAGACATCCTACAAACACCGGTCGCACCAAAGCCACAGGGCGCGCTGGATAGTTATTTTAAAATAACCGCTCGTGGCAGTACCGTTCGCCAGGAAGTACTGGCAGGCTTAACCACCTTTCTGGCCATGGTTTATTCTGTAATCGTGGTTCCCGGTATGTTGGGCAAAGCTGGTTTTCCCCCTGCTGCAGTCTTTGTTGCTACTTGTCTGGTCGCGGGCTTCGGTTCGCTGCTAATGGGGCTGTGGGCCAATTTGCCAATGGCGATCGGCTGCGCCATCTCCTTGACGGCATTTACCGCATTCAGTCTGGTTCTCGGACAACAAATTAGCGTTCCTGTCGCACTAGGCGCGGTCTTCTTGATGGGCCTCATCTTCACCGCCATCTCCGTAACCGGTATTCGAACCTGGATCTTACGCAATTTACCGATGGGTATTGCCCACGGAACAGGCATTGGTATCGGCCTGTTCCTGCTGCTGATTGCAGCTAACGGCGTTGGTATGGTTATCAAAAACCCGATTGAAGGTTTACCGGTAGCGCTCGGGGCATTTACCTCTTTCCCTGTGATGATGAGCTTGCTGGGATTAGCGGTAATTTTTGGTCTGGAGAAGTGCCGCGTACCAGGAGGGATCTTACTGGTAATTATCGCCATCTCGATAATCGGCTTAATCTTTGATCCCGCGGTGAAATACCACGGTCTGGTGGCGATGCCGAGCCTGACTGGAGAAGATGGTAAGTCGCTAATTTTCAGCCTCGACATTATGGGTGCACTCCAGCCAACAGTTCTCCCAAGTGTACTGGCACTGGTGATGACCGCCGTATTTGATGCCACCGGCACCATCCGCGCAGTAGCCGGTCAGGCGAATCTCCTGGATAAAGACAACCAGATAATCAACGGTGGCAAAGCCCTGACCAGCGATTCCGTCAGCTCGATATTTTCTGGGCTGGTGGGTGCTGCGCCTGCGGCGGTCTATATCGAATCTGCTGCAGGAACCGCAGCAGGTGGCAAAACAGGTCTGACAGCGACTATTGTTGGCTTACTGTTCCTGTTGATTCTGTTTTTATCACCGTTATCGTTTCTGATCCCCGGTTATGCCACAGCTCCCGCACTGATGTACGTGGGTCTGCTGATGCTAAGTAACGTCTCAAAACTGGACTTCAATGACTTTATTGATGCGATGGCGGGCCTGGTTTGTGCTGTCTTTATCGTCCTGACCTGTAATATCGTCACCGGCATTATGCTGGGCTTTGTAACTCTCGTAGTGGGTCGTGTTTTTGCTCGTGAATGGAACAAACTCAATATTGGTACTGTCATCATAACTGTCGCCCTGGTCGCGTTTTACGCGGGTGGTTGGGCTATCTAG
- a CDS encoding 4Fe-4S dicluster domain-containing protein, which produces MKSLIIVNPADCIGCRTCEVACVVAHPSEQTLNASFFLPRLKVQRLDRISAPVMCHQCENAPCVGACPVQALTMGEQVVQANSARCIGCQSCVSACPFGMITIQMLPGNVRPEIVKCDLCEQREEGPACVASCPTQALQLLTEGELRRVRQQRIAASGKNPL; this is translated from the coding sequence ATGAAATCGTTAATTATCGTTAATCCGGCTGACTGTATTGGCTGCCGCACTTGTGAAGTAGCCTGTGTTGTCGCCCATCCGTCAGAGCAGACTTTAAATGCCAGCTTCTTTTTGCCTCGCTTAAAGGTGCAGCGTTTGGATCGAATTAGCGCTCCGGTGATGTGTCACCAGTGCGAAAATGCGCCTTGCGTTGGGGCCTGCCCCGTGCAGGCGCTGACGATGGGTGAGCAGGTGGTGCAGGCAAATTCTGCCCGTTGTATCGGCTGCCAGAGTTGCGTCAGCGCGTGTCCGTTTGGGATGATCACAATTCAAATGTTGCCGGGAAATGTTCGGCCAGAAATCGTGAAATGTGACCTTTGCGAACAGCGGGAAGAGGGACCGGCTTGCGTTGCATCTTGCCCGACGCAGGCGTTGCAGTTGTTAACCGAAGGAGAACTCAGGCGAGTCCGCCAGCAGCGTATTGCTGCCAGCGGCAAGAATCCACTCTGA
- the ygfT gene encoding formate-dependent uric acid utilization protein YgfT, giving the protein MNKFIAADAAECIGCHACEIACAVAHNQENWPQSHGDFRPRIHVVGKGLAANPVACHHCNNAPCVTACPVNALTFQPDSVQLDEQKCIGCKRCAIACPFGVIEMVDAIAQKCDLCNQRNSGAQACIEVCPTQALRLMDESGLQQMKTLRQRRTAEGKASEKPQLSRREALLPVTPRKGADKVTASERKIHFGEIYCGLDQKQAAYESDRCVYCAEKANCNWHCPLHNAIPDYVRLVQEGKIIEAAELCHQTSSLPEICGRVCPQDRLCEGACTLKDHSGAVSIGNLERYITDTALAMGWRPDVSQVVPRIEKVAVIGAGPAGLGCADILARAGVHVDVFDRHPEIGGMLTFGIPPFKLDKTVLSQRREIFTAMGIDFHLNSEIGRDISFNELTAEYDAVFLGVGTYGMMRADLPHEDAPGVIQALPFLTAHTRQLMGLPESEEYPLTDVEGKRVVVLGGGDTTMDCLRTSIRLNAASVTCAYRRDEVSMPGSRKEVVNAREEGVEFQFNVQPQYIACDDDGRLTAVGLIRTAMGEPGPDGRRRPRPVAGSEFELPADVLIMAFGFQAHAMPWLQGSGIKLDKWGLIKTGDAGYFATQTHLKKVFAGGDAVHGADLVVTAMAAGRQAARDMLTMFDTKAS; this is encoded by the coding sequence ATGAACAAGTTTATCGCTGCTGATGCTGCGGAATGTATAGGCTGTCATGCCTGTGAAATTGCCTGTGCGGTGGCTCATAATCAAGAAAACTGGCCGCAGAGTCATGGTGATTTTCGACCCCGTATCCACGTTGTTGGGAAAGGTCTGGCTGCAAATCCAGTGGCTTGCCATCATTGCAACAATGCCCCCTGCGTTACGGCTTGCCCTGTAAATGCTCTGACTTTCCAGCCCGATAGCGTACAACTGGATGAACAAAAATGCATTGGTTGTAAAAGATGCGCAATCGCTTGCCCCTTTGGGGTAATTGAGATGGTCGATGCTATTGCGCAGAAATGTGACCTTTGTAACCAGCGCAATTCCGGCGCGCAAGCCTGTATTGAAGTCTGCCCAACCCAGGCGTTGCGGCTGATGGATGAGAGCGGCTTGCAGCAGATGAAAACGCTGCGACAGCGCAGAACGGCGGAGGGAAAAGCATCGGAAAAACCACAATTATCGCGTCGCGAGGCATTGCTCCCTGTCACTCCACGCAAAGGGGCGGATAAAGTTACAGCAAGCGAGCGGAAGATCCACTTTGGCGAAATTTATTGCGGCCTTGATCAAAAACAAGCGGCGTATGAAAGCGACCGTTGTGTCTATTGCGCCGAAAAAGCCAACTGTAACTGGCATTGCCCGCTGCATAACGCTATCCCTGATTACGTCCGCCTGGTGCAGGAAGGGAAGATTATTGAAGCGGCAGAACTCTGCCACCAAACCAGTTCATTACCGGAAATTTGCGGTAGGGTATGTCCGCAGGACCGGCTTTGTGAAGGCGCATGTACTTTAAAAGATCACTCTGGCGCAGTCTCTATCGGTAATCTGGAACGCTATATTACTGATACTGCGCTGGCGATGGGCTGGCGTCCTGATGTCAGCCAGGTTGTTCCCCGCATAGAAAAAGTGGCGGTGATTGGCGCAGGACCCGCGGGACTGGGATGTGCCGACATTCTGGCGAGGGCGGGTGTTCATGTTGATGTCTTTGATCGCCATCCAGAAATTGGCGGTATGCTCACCTTTGGCATTCCTCCTTTCAAACTCGATAAAACGGTATTAAGCCAGCGGCGAGAGATATTCACCGCAATGGGAATCGACTTTCATCTTAACTCTGAAATTGGCCGCGATATCTCTTTCAACGAATTAACGGCGGAATATGATGCTGTTTTCCTCGGCGTGGGGACTTACGGCATGATGCGTGCAGATCTGCCGCATGAGGATGCGCCAGGCGTCATTCAGGCGCTACCGTTCCTGACTGCCCATACCCGCCAGCTTATGGGACTGCCGGAGTCTGAAGAGTATCCGCTGACGGATGTTGAAGGTAAACGCGTCGTGGTTTTGGGTGGCGGCGATACGACAATGGATTGTTTGCGCACTTCCATCCGCCTCAATGCTGCCAGCGTGACCTGCGCGTATCGCCGTGATGAAGTCAGTATGCCCGGTTCGCGTAAAGAGGTAGTCAACGCGCGCGAGGAAGGCGTTGAGTTTCAGTTCAATGTTCAGCCGCAATATATTGCTTGTGACGATGATGGGCGTTTAACTGCGGTGGGTCTGATTCGTACCGCAATGGGCGAGCCGGGACCAGATGGGCGCCGTCGTCCACGTCCGGTGGCGGGCTCTGAGTTTGAACTGCCCGCCGATGTTCTGATTATGGCGTTTGGTTTTCAGGCACATGCAATGCCGTGGTTACAGGGGAGTGGAATAAAACTCGATAAATGGGGACTGATTAAAACCGGTGACGCGGGATATTTCGCTACTCAGACGCATCTGAAAAAGGTCTTTGCCGGGGGAGATGCGGTTCATGGAGCGGATCTGGTTGTCACTGCAATGGCGGCAGGACGGCAGGCGGCACGCGATATGTTAACTATGTTTGATACGAAGGCATCGTGA
- the uacT gene encoding urate/proton symporter UacT: MSAIDSQIPSSSGQDRPTDEVDRILSPGKLIILGLQHVLVMYAGAVAVPLMIGDRLGLSKEAIAMLISSDLFCCGIVTLLQCIGIGRFMGIRLPVIMSVTFAAVTPMIAIGMNPDIGLLGIFGATIAAGFITTLLAPLIGRLMPLFPPLVTGVVITSIGLSIIQVGIDRAAGGKGNPQYGNPVYLTISFAVLIFILLITRYAKGFMSNVAVLLGIVFGFLLSWMMNEVNLSGLNDASWFAIVTPMSFGTPVFDPVSILTMTAVLIIVFIESMGMFLALGEIVGRKLSSQDIIRGLRVDGIGTMIGGTFNSFPHTSFSQNVGLVSVTRVHSRWVCISSGIILIMFGMVPKMAVLVASIPQFVLGGAGLVMFGMVLATGIRILSRCNYTTNRYNLYIVAISLGVGMTPTLSHDFFSKLPAVLQPLLHSGIMLATISAVVLNVFFNGYQHHADLVKESVSDKDLKVRTVRMWLLMRKLKKNEHGE; encoded by the coding sequence ATGAGCGCCATAGATTCTCAAATTCCCTCATCTTCGGGGCAAGACCGCCCAACGGATGAGGTGGACCGCATATTATCACCAGGAAAGCTGATCATACTCGGTCTGCAACACGTCCTTGTTATGTACGCAGGCGCAGTCGCCGTCCCACTGATGATTGGTGACAGACTCGGACTCTCGAAAGAAGCTATCGCAATGCTGATTAGCTCCGATCTCTTTTGCTGCGGTATCGTCACATTATTGCAATGTATCGGCATTGGTCGCTTTATGGGGATTCGCCTGCCGGTGATTATGTCGGTGACCTTTGCGGCTGTAACGCCAATGATTGCCATTGGGATGAATCCGGATATCGGTCTGCTGGGGATTTTTGGCGCGACCATTGCGGCCGGTTTTATCACCACGCTATTAGCACCACTTATTGGTCGCTTAATGCCTTTATTCCCACCGTTAGTTACCGGTGTGGTTATTACCTCTATCGGCCTGAGTATTATTCAGGTAGGCATTGACAGGGCTGCTGGCGGTAAAGGCAATCCACAATATGGCAATCCGGTTTATTTAACCATTTCCTTCGCCGTCTTAATTTTCATCTTGCTTATCACCCGTTACGCCAAAGGATTTATGTCCAATGTCGCCGTATTACTGGGGATTGTATTTGGCTTCTTGCTGTCGTGGATGATGAATGAAGTGAATCTGTCTGGGCTGAATGATGCTTCGTGGTTCGCCATTGTCACGCCAATGTCGTTTGGTACGCCAGTTTTCGATCCGGTTTCCATTCTGACCATGACCGCTGTGTTAATCATCGTATTTATTGAGTCGATGGGGATGTTCCTGGCATTGGGGGAAATTGTCGGCAGAAAACTTTCTTCACAAGACATTATTCGCGGGCTACGCGTAGATGGCATAGGGACAATGATCGGCGGCACGTTTAACAGCTTCCCGCATACTTCCTTTTCGCAAAACGTTGGCCTGGTCAGCGTGACGCGCGTTCACAGTCGCTGGGTGTGTATCTCTTCCGGGATTATATTAATCATGTTCGGGATGGTGCCCAAAATGGCGGTGCTGGTAGCTTCCATTCCGCAATTTGTACTAGGCGGTGCAGGATTAGTAATGTTCGGTATGGTGCTGGCGACGGGGATCCGCATTCTGTCGCGCTGTAACTACACCACCAACCGGTACAACCTGTATATCGTGGCTATTAGCCTTGGCGTGGGTATGACCCCGACGCTTTCTCATGATTTCTTTTCTAAGTTACCGGCTGTACTGCAACCGTTGTTACATAGCGGCATTATGTTGGCGACTATCAGTGCGGTGGTGCTGAACGTCTTTTTCAATGGTTATCAGCATCATGCCGATCTGGTGAAGGAATCTGTCTCTGATAAAGATTTAAAAGTCAGAACAGTGCGTATGTGGCTTTTGATGCGCAAGCTAAAGAAAAATGAGCATGGTGAATGA
- the idi gene encoding isopentenyl-diphosphate Delta-isomerase translates to MQTEHVILLNAQGVPSGTLEKYAAHTADTPLHLAFSCWLFNAKGQLLVTRRALSKKAWPGVWTNSVCGHPQLGESNEEAVIRRCRYELGVEITSPESVYPDFHYRATDPNGIVENEMCPVFAARITSALQPNGDEVMGYQWCDLSDVLRAIDATPWAFSPWMVMQVANSKARNVLSVFAKRE, encoded by the coding sequence ATGCAAACGGAACACGTCATTTTACTGAATGCACAGGGAGTCCCCTCGGGTACGCTGGAAAAATATGCCGCACACACGGCAGACACCCCCTTACATCTCGCGTTCTCCTGCTGGCTATTTAATGCTAAGGGACAACTGCTGGTTACCCGCCGCGCACTAAGCAAAAAAGCGTGGCCAGGCGTGTGGACTAACTCGGTGTGCGGTCATCCGCAACTGGGCGAAAGCAATGAAGAGGCGGTAATCCGCCGTTGCCGCTATGAACTGGGCGTGGAAATAACGTCACCCGAATCGGTTTATCCAGACTTCCACTATCGCGCCACTGACCCGAATGGCATTGTCGAAAATGAAATGTGTCCAGTCTTTGCCGCACGAATTACCAGCGCGTTACAGCCCAACGGTGATGAAGTGATGGGTTATCAATGGTGTGATTTATCAGATGTTTTACGCGCTATTGATGCTACGCCGTGGGCATTTAGTCCGTGGATGGTGATGCAGGTAGCCAATAGCAAAGCCAGAAATGTATTATCTGTTTTCGCAAAGCGAGAATAA
- the lysS gene encoding lysine--tRNA ligase — protein MSEQNAQGADAVVDLNNELKTRREKLANLREQGIAFPNDFRRDHTSDQLHAEFDGKENEELEELNIEVAVAGRMMTRRIMGKASFVTLQDVGGRIQLYVARDDLPEGVYNEQFKKWDLGDILGAKGKLFKTKTGELSIHCTELRLLTKALRPLPDKFHGLQDQEARYRQRYLDLISNDESRNTFKVRSQILSGIRQFMVNRGFMEVETPMMQVIPGGAAARPFITHHNALDLDMYLRIAPELYLKRLVVGGFERVFEINRNFRNEGISVRHNPEFTMMELYMAYADYKDLIELTESLFRTLAQDILGKTEVTYGDVTLDFGKPFEKLTMREAIKKYRPETDMADLDNFDSAKAIAESIGIHVEKSWGLGRIVTEIFEEVAEAHLIQPTFITEYPAEVSPLARRNDVNPEITDRFEFFIGGREIGNGFSELNDAEDQAQRFLDQVAAKDAGDDEAMFYDEDYVTALEHGLPPTAGLGIGIDRMVMLFTNSHTIRDVILFPAMRPVK, from the coding sequence ATGTCTGAACAAAACGCACAGGGCGCTGACGCGGTAGTCGATCTTAACAATGAACTGAAAACGCGTCGTGAGAAGCTGGCGAACCTGCGCGAGCAGGGGATTGCCTTCCCGAACGATTTCCGTCGCGATCATACCTCTGACCAATTGCACGCAGAATTCGACGGTAAAGAAAACGAAGAACTGGAAGAGCTGAACATCGAAGTGGCAGTTGCTGGCCGCATGATGACCCGCCGTATCATGGGTAAAGCCTCCTTCGTTACCTTGCAGGACGTCGGTGGCCGCATTCAGCTGTACGTTGCCCGTGACGATCTGCCGGAAGGCGTTTACAACGAGCAGTTCAAAAAATGGGACCTCGGCGACATCCTCGGCGCGAAAGGTAAACTGTTCAAAACCAAAACCGGCGAACTGTCTATCCACTGTACCGAGCTGCGTCTGCTGACCAAAGCACTGCGTCCGCTGCCGGATAAATTCCACGGCTTGCAGGATCAGGAAGCGCGCTATCGTCAGCGTTATTTGGATCTCATCTCTAACGATGAATCCCGTAACACCTTTAAAGTGCGCTCGCAGATCCTCTCTGGTATTCGCCAGTTCATGGTGAACCGCGGCTTTATGGAAGTTGAAACGCCGATGATGCAGGTGATCCCAGGTGGTGCCGCTGCACGTCCGTTTATCACCCATCACAACGCGCTGGATCTCGATATGTACCTGCGTATCGCGCCGGAACTGTACCTCAAGCGTCTGGTGGTCGGTGGCTTCGAGCGTGTATTCGAAATCAACCGTAACTTCCGTAACGAAGGTATTTCCGTACGTCATAACCCAGAGTTCACCATGATGGAACTCTATATGGCTTACGCGGATTACAAAGATCTGATCGAGCTGACCGAATCGCTGTTCCGTACTCTGGCACAGGATATTCTCGGTAAGACGGAAGTGACCTACGGCGACGTGACGCTGGACTTCGGTAAACCGTTCGAAAAACTGACCATGCGTGAAGCGATCAAGAAATATCGCCCGGAAACCGACATGGCGGATCTGGACAACTTCGACTCTGCGAAAGCGATTGCTGAATCTATCGGCATCCACGTTGAGAAGAGCTGGGGTCTGGGCCGTATCGTTACCGAGATCTTCGAAGAAGTGGCAGAAGCACATCTGATCCAGCCGACCTTCATTACTGAATATCCGGCTGAAGTTTCTCCGCTGGCGCGCCGTAACGATGTCAACCCGGAAATCACTGACCGCTTTGAGTTCTTTATCGGTGGTCGTGAAATCGGTAACGGCTTTAGCGAGCTGAACGATGCAGAAGATCAGGCGCAGCGCTTCCTGGATCAGGTTGCAGCGAAAGATGCAGGCGACGACGAAGCAATGTTCTACGACGAAGATTACGTCACCGCACTGGAACATGGTTTGCCGCCAACAGCAGGTCTGGGTATTGGTATCGACCGTATGGTTATGCTGTTCACCAACAGCCATACCATCCGCGACGTTATTCTGTTCCCGGCAATGCGTCCGGTAAAATAA
- the prfB gene encoding peptide chain release factor 2 (programmed frameshift) has translation MFEINPVNNRIQDLTERSDVLRGYLDYDAKKERLEEVNAELEQPDVWNEPERAQALGKERSSLEAVVDTLDQMKQGLEDVAGLLELAVEADDEETFNEAVAELNVLEEKLAQLEFRRMFSGEYDSADCYLDIQAGSGGTEAQDWASMLERMYLRWAESRGFKTEIIEESEGEVAGIKSVTIKISGDYAYGWLRTETGVHRLVRKSPFDSGGRRHTSFSSAFVYPEVDDDIDIEINPADLRIDVYRASGAGGQHVNRTESAVRITHIPTGIVTQCQNDRSQHKNKDQAMKQMKAKLYELEMQKKNAEKQAMEDTKSDIGWGSQIRSYVLDDSRIKDLRTGVETRNTQAVLDGSLDQFIEASLKAGL, from the exons ATGTTTGAAATTAATCCGGTAAATAATCGCATTCAGGACCTCACGGAACGCTCCGACGTTCTTAGGGGGTATCTT GACTATGACGCCAAGAAAGAGCGTCTGGAAGAAGTAAACGCTGAGCTGGAACAGCCAGATGTCTGGAACGAACCCGAACGCGCGCAGGCGCTGGGTAAAGAGCGTTCCTCCCTTGAAGCCGTTGTCGACACCCTCGACCAAATGAAACAGGGGCTGGAAGATGTTGCCGGTCTGCTGGAGCTTGCTGTAGAAGCTGACGACGAAGAAACCTTTAACGAAGCTGTTGCGGAACTCAACGTTCTGGAAGAAAAACTGGCGCAGCTTGAATTCCGCCGTATGTTCTCTGGCGAATATGACAGCGCCGACTGCTATCTCGATATCCAGGCTGGTTCCGGCGGAACGGAAGCGCAAGATTGGGCGAGCATGCTTGAGCGTATGTATCTGCGCTGGGCGGAATCGCGCGGTTTCAAAACAGAAATTATTGAAGAGTCGGAAGGTGAAGTGGCGGGTATCAAATCCGTGACTATCAAGATTTCCGGCGATTATGCTTATGGTTGGCTGCGCACAGAAACTGGCGTTCACCGCCTGGTGCGTAAGAGCCCGTTTGACTCCGGCGGTCGTCGCCACACGTCGTTCAGCTCCGCGTTTGTTTACCCGGAAGTTGATGATGATATCGATATCGAAATCAACCCGGCTGATCTGCGCATCGACGTCTATCGTGCATCCGGCGCGGGTGGCCAGCACGTTAACCGTACCGAATCTGCGGTGCGTATTACTCACATCCCGACCGGGATCGTGACCCAGTGCCAGAACGACCGTTCCCAGCACAAGAACAAAGACCAGGCCATGAAGCAGATGAAAGCGAAGCTTTATGAACTGGAGATGCAGAAGAAGAATGCCGAGAAACAGGCGATGGAAGACACCAAGTCCGACATCGGCTGGGGCAGCCAGATTCGTTCTTATGTCCTTGATGACTCCCGCATTAAAGATCTGCGCACCGGGGTAGAAACCCGCAACACGCAGGCAGTGCTGGACGGCAGCCTGGATCAATTTATCGAAGCAAGTTTGAAAGCAGGGTTATGA
- the recJ gene encoding single-stranded-DNA-specific exonuclease RecJ: MKQQIKLRRREIDETADLPADLPPLLRRLYASRGVRSAQELERGVKGMLPWQQLSGVEKAVEILYNAFREGTRIIVVGDFDADGATSTALSVLAMRSLGCANIDFLVPNRFEDGYGLSPEVVEQAHARGAQLIVTVDNGISSHAGVEHARTLGIPVIVTDHHLPGDTLPAAEAIINPNLRDCDFPSKSLAGVGVAFYLMLALRTFLRDQGWFDDRGIAIPNLAELLDLVALGTVADVVPLDANNRILTWQGMSRIRAGKCRPGIKALLEVANRDPQKLAASDLGFALGPRLNAAGRLDDMSVGVALLLCDNIGEARVLANELDALNQTRKEIEQGMQVEALTLCEKLERSRDTLPGGLAMYHPEWHQGVVGILASRIKERFHRPVIAFAPAGDGTLKGSGRSIQGLHMRDALERLDTLYPGMMLKFGGHAMAAGLSLEEDKFELFQQRFGELVTEWLDPALLQGEVVSDGPLSAEEMTMEVAQLLRDAGPWGQMFPEPLFDGHFRLLQQRLVGERHLKVMVEPVGGGPLLDGIAFNVDTALWPDNGVREVQLAYKLDINEFRGNRSLQIIIDNIWPI, encoded by the coding sequence GTGAAACAACAGATAAAACTTCGTCGCCGTGAAATCGATGAAACGGCAGACCTGCCCGCTGATCTGCCGCCCTTGCTGCGTCGTTTATACGCCAGCCGGGGCGTGCGTAGCGCGCAGGAACTGGAACGCGGTGTTAAAGGGATGCTGCCCTGGCAGCAACTGAGCGGCGTCGAAAAGGCCGTTGAGATCCTTTACAACGCTTTTCGCGAAGGAACGCGGATAATTGTGGTCGGAGATTTCGACGCCGATGGCGCCACCAGTACAGCCCTTAGCGTGCTGGCGATGCGTTCGCTTGGCTGCGCCAACATCGACTTCCTGGTGCCGAACCGTTTTGAAGACGGTTATGGCTTAAGTCCGGAAGTGGTTGAGCAGGCGCATGCCCGTGGCGCGCAGTTGATTGTGACGGTGGATAACGGCATTTCCTCTCACGCGGGCGTTGAACACGCTCGCACGCTGGGCATTCCGGTTATTGTTACCGATCACCATTTGCCGGGCGATACGTTACCCGCGGCGGAAGCCATTATTAACCCTAACTTGCGTGACTGCGACTTTCCATCGAAGTCATTGGCAGGCGTAGGCGTCGCATTTTATCTGATGCTGGCGCTGCGCACCTTTTTGCGCGATCAGGGCTGGTTTGATGACCGTGGCATTGCAATCCCTAATCTGGCGGAATTGCTGGATCTGGTGGCGCTCGGGACGGTGGCGGACGTGGTGCCGCTGGATGCGAATAACCGTATCCTGACCTGGCAGGGCATGAGCCGAATCCGCGCCGGGAAGTGCCGCCCAGGGATTAAAGCTCTGCTGGAAGTGGCAAACCGCGATCCGCAAAAACTCGCCGCCAGCGATTTAGGTTTTGCGCTGGGGCCACGTCTCAATGCTGCCGGGCGACTGGATGATATGTCCGTCGGAGTAGCGCTGTTGCTGTGCGACAACATCGGCGAAGCGCGTGTGCTGGCAAATGAACTCGACGCCCTAAACCAGACGCGCAAAGAGATTGAACAGGGAATGCAGGTTGAGGCGCTGACTCTGTGCGAGAAACTGGAGCGAAGTCGCGACACGCTGCCCGGCGGGCTGGCAATGTATCATCCTGAATGGCATCAGGGGGTTGTCGGTATTCTGGCTTCGCGTATTAAAGAGCGTTTTCACCGTCCGGTTATTGCCTTTGCGCCAGCAGGAGACGGTACGTTAAAAGGTTCTGGACGCTCCATTCAGGGGCTGCATATGCGCGATGCGCTGGAGCGCTTAGACACGCTCTATCCGGGCATGATGCTCAAGTTTGGCGGCCATGCGATGGCGGCAGGCCTGTCGCTGGAAGAGGATAAATTCGAACTTTTTCAGCAACGCTTTGGCGAACTGGTTACCGAGTGGCTGGACCCCGCATTATTACAGGGTGAAGTCGTCTCCGACGGCCCGTTAAGCGCTGAAGAGATGACCATGGAAGTGGCGCAGCTGCTACGTGATGCTGGCCCGTGGGGGCAGATGTTCCCGGAACCACTGTTTGATGGCCATTTCCGCCTGCTGCAACAGCGGTTGGTAGGCGAGCGTCATCTGAAAGTGATGGTCGAACCGGTCGGTGGTGGCCCGTTGCTGGATGGTATTGCGTTTAACGTTGATACGGCCCTCTGGCCGGATAACGGCGTGCGCGAAGTGCAACTGGCTTACAAGCTCGATATTAACGAGTTTCGCGGCAACCGCAGCCTGCAAATTATCATCGACAATATCTGGCCAATTTAG